A portion of the Candidatus Pristimantibacillus lignocellulolyticus genome contains these proteins:
- a CDS encoding glycoside hydrolase family 3 C-terminal domain-containing protein, with translation MNEKRDIKGLIAQMTLEEKASLCTGRDVWNTKAIERLDIPSVMVTDGPHGLRKQIEDADHLGMFNSIPSTCFPSAVGIASSWNLELIEQMGEALGKECQAENVAVLLGPGANIKRSPLCGRNFEYFSEDPYLSSEMATHHIMGVQSQGVGTSLKHFAANNQEFRRMSADSVIDERTLREIYLASFEGAVKKAQPWTVMCAYNKVNGEYAAENEWLLTDVLKKEWGHEGFVVSDWGAVNDRVQGIVAGMDLEMPHAAQGIKQIIDAVQSGQLAEEKLDATVERLLTIVFRAVDLKKPDATYDRDAHHRLAREIAAESMVLLKNEENVLPLKRNGKIAIIGELAKTPRYQGSGSSHINASKLDDIVEEMTTSAGEGVQIVYTQGYDLKTDDINEVLTEEALLAAKEASVAVLFAGLPKRYESEGFDRKHMRMPANQIALIEKISSVQPNLVVVLCNGSPIEMPWLDKAKGVLEAYLGGQALGGAIADLLFGDANPSGKLAETFPVQLSDNPTFIDYPNKGDNVEYKEGLFVGYRYYDKKQLRPLFPFGHGLSYTTFAYSNLSVDKKEMKDTDTLTVTVQVRNSGEFAGKEIVQLYIHDTESSVIRPLKELKGFNKVSLAPGEEKTVSFELNKRSFAYYDVSEKDWVVESGQFEILIGQSSQDIVLSETVTVQSTSARKYMFDRNSTLADLMMSEKGIAFSHKLSELLPFGNVVDEESKALLAGFRESFPLRSLAGFSSGKFTEKNLEELLEHLNS, from the coding sequence ATGAACGAAAAAAGAGATATTAAGGGCTTAATTGCGCAAATGACATTGGAAGAGAAGGCTAGTCTTTGTACGGGACGTGACGTCTGGAATACGAAAGCGATTGAGAGATTAGATATCCCTTCAGTAATGGTTACTGACGGACCGCATGGACTGCGCAAGCAAATTGAGGATGCTGATCATTTAGGAATGTTCAACAGTATTCCGTCTACATGTTTCCCATCTGCGGTTGGTATAGCAAGTTCTTGGAACCTTGAGTTAATTGAACAGATGGGAGAAGCACTCGGCAAGGAGTGTCAGGCAGAGAATGTAGCTGTTCTGCTCGGTCCAGGTGCTAACATTAAGAGATCCCCTCTTTGCGGGCGCAATTTCGAATATTTCTCTGAAGATCCTTATCTTTCCTCCGAAATGGCGACTCACCATATTATGGGGGTACAAAGTCAGGGTGTAGGAACTTCACTTAAACATTTTGCAGCGAACAATCAAGAATTTCGCCGAATGAGTGCGGATTCTGTTATAGACGAACGGACTCTTCGTGAAATTTATTTGGCAAGCTTCGAAGGTGCGGTGAAGAAAGCGCAGCCTTGGACGGTAATGTGTGCATACAACAAAGTTAACGGCGAGTATGCGGCAGAAAATGAATGGCTACTGACAGATGTTCTAAAGAAAGAATGGGGACATGAAGGTTTTGTCGTTTCAGACTGGGGTGCGGTTAATGACCGTGTGCAAGGTATTGTTGCTGGTATGGACCTTGAAATGCCGCATGCCGCGCAAGGTATCAAGCAAATTATTGATGCTGTTCAAAGCGGGCAACTGGCAGAAGAGAAGTTGGATGCAACTGTAGAACGATTACTCACTATTGTATTTAGAGCGGTAGATCTTAAAAAGCCTGATGCGACTTATGATCGTGATGCTCATCACCGACTTGCTCGCGAAATTGCTGCTGAAAGCATGGTATTACTGAAGAACGAAGAAAATGTATTGCCGCTTAAACGTAATGGTAAGATTGCTATTATCGGCGAGTTGGCGAAAACGCCACGTTACCAAGGAAGCGGTAGCTCACATATTAATGCCAGCAAGCTTGACGATATCGTTGAGGAGATGACTACGTCTGCAGGAGAAGGCGTTCAAATTGTTTATACACAAGGTTATGATCTGAAGACTGACGATATAAACGAGGTGCTGACGGAAGAAGCGCTTCTTGCTGCGAAAGAAGCATCTGTAGCAGTATTGTTCGCAGGATTGCCAAAGCGATACGAATCGGAAGGTTTCGACCGCAAGCATATGCGCATGCCTGCAAACCAAATTGCGTTAATTGAGAAGATTTCCTCCGTACAGCCCAATCTCGTGGTGGTGCTTTGCAATGGATCGCCGATCGAAATGCCGTGGCTAGATAAAGCGAAGGGTGTGCTTGAAGCTTACTTAGGAGGGCAAGCGCTAGGTGGTGCAATTGCTGATCTTCTATTCGGTGATGCGAATCCTTCCGGCAAACTAGCTGAAACGTTCCCAGTACAACTAAGCGACAATCCGACTTTCATAGACTACCCGAACAAAGGCGACAATGTGGAATACAAAGAAGGGCTGTTTGTAGGATATCGTTACTATGATAAGAAACAACTTCGACCTTTGTTCCCATTTGGTCATGGTCTTAGTTATACAACTTTCGCCTATTCAAATTTATCGGTAGACAAGAAAGAAATGAAGGACACGGATACGCTAACAGTTACTGTCCAAGTTAGAAATTCAGGTGAGTTTGCCGGAAAAGAGATTGTTCAGTTATATATCCATGATACGGAAAGCAGTGTAATACGCCCGCTTAAAGAATTGAAAGGCTTCAATAAAGTATCCCTGGCACCAGGTGAGGAAAAGACAGTTTCCTTTGAGTTGAACAAGCGTAGCTTTGCATACTACGACGTGAGTGAGAAGGATTGGGTAGTTGAATCCGGACAATTCGAGATCTTGATCGGTCAATCCTCGCAGGATATCGTACTTTCAGAAACGGTAACTGTTCAGTCGACATCAGCGCGCAAATATATGTTTGACCGCAACTCGACTCTAGCTGATTTGATGATGTCAGAGAAAGGTA
- a CDS encoding glycoside hydrolase family 3 C-terminal domain-containing protein, whose product MLGLWHTVVATPLMKMKMQFKVTKKADYTLDIVTEPLAIPIQIETLIKEDNRLHGTAKAFWRPGEQIIVELEFGEDRFTGSIQLPGLGTIPLEGERGRGPSLSDALIEQVKPYRKDAVKERTEEEIRVAVDEMLVRMSLEDKIGQMFQVTSSNFSFGGAVETEPPEKLIAEGRAGSVLGAFDVNRVFELQKIAVEQSPHRIPLLFNADVIHGSQTIFPIPLAWSCSWDPDMIKGACQISAKEASASGTVYNHGPMIDIGRDPRWGRVSEGAGEDPYLGSLIAKAQVEGFQGDTLFDQETIVACLKHFIGYGAAEGGRDYNTVDMSEATMRNSYLSPFQAGLQAGAGSVMNAFNIYEGVPVAASKKVMKDLLRDELGFDGVLISDYGAVDEIVVHGHAEDVKEAAKLAVDATMDIEMATRSFEHLPQLVQEGKLSEKQIEDAARRILTLKYKLGLMDDPFRYIRPEKEAEYHFHEDHLKASLELARKSIVLLKNDGVLPLKNKESKIALIGPFADSRDLLGPWQFSRFGHETVTVYEGLQSKGIAEEQLLYAKGSGVIEPIEGGIEEALLMAEQADVVILALGENSDMSGEAASRMSIELPDAQKKLAEALQAIGKPIVLVLTNGRPLALDWFDQKMNAIVETWFLGSQAGHAIADMLMGDFNPSGKLTMSFPIHTGQIPVYYNHFRTGRPLTKENQHQKYISKYLDGSNDPLYPFGFGLSYTQFEYSDMELDRSQISAGESIRLSVKVSNLGVYDGEEIVQLYIQDCCGSIVRPVKELKGFHKVSIAKGETEIVEFSINESDLTFWTPSAGYTVEPGKFIAFVGTSSAKWLATEFTFV is encoded by the coding sequence ATGCTAGGCTTGTGGCATACAGTTGTGGCGACACCGTTAATGAAGATGAAGATGCAGTTTAAGGTTACTAAGAAAGCGGATTATACGCTTGATATTGTAACAGAACCACTAGCGATCCCGATTCAGATTGAAACGTTGATTAAGGAAGACAATCGTCTTCACGGAACTGCAAAAGCGTTCTGGAGACCGGGTGAGCAGATTATCGTTGAGCTGGAATTTGGTGAGGATCGTTTTACAGGAAGTATTCAATTGCCTGGGCTTGGTACGATTCCACTGGAAGGTGAAAGAGGACGTGGACCTTCGCTTTCGGACGCGCTGATTGAGCAAGTGAAGCCTTACCGAAAGGACGCTGTTAAGGAGCGGACAGAGGAAGAAATACGTGTAGCGGTAGATGAAATGCTTGTCCGTATGTCGTTGGAAGATAAAATCGGACAGATGTTTCAAGTAACTTCTTCGAACTTCTCGTTCGGAGGCGCAGTAGAAACAGAGCCACCAGAGAAGCTTATAGCAGAAGGAAGAGCGGGCTCAGTTCTTGGAGCATTTGACGTGAATCGCGTTTTCGAGCTACAGAAGATTGCGGTGGAGCAGTCACCACATCGTATTCCGTTGTTGTTCAACGCAGATGTTATTCACGGTTCGCAGACGATCTTCCCAATTCCTCTAGCTTGGTCTTGTAGCTGGGACCCCGATATGATTAAAGGTGCATGTCAAATTTCTGCGAAGGAAGCGAGCGCTTCAGGTACGGTATACAATCATGGTCCAATGATTGATATTGGGCGTGATCCGCGCTGGGGTCGTGTGTCCGAAGGTGCAGGAGAAGACCCATATCTGGGTTCACTTATTGCGAAGGCACAGGTAGAAGGTTTCCAGGGAGATACGCTATTTGATCAGGAAACGATAGTTGCTTGTTTGAAGCACTTTATCGGTTATGGAGCCGCAGAAGGTGGTCGCGACTACAATACAGTGGATATGTCAGAAGCAACAATGCGTAATAGTTATTTGTCACCGTTTCAAGCAGGATTGCAAGCTGGAGCGGGATCAGTGATGAATGCGTTTAACATTTATGAAGGTGTTCCTGTTGCGGCAAGTAAGAAGGTGATGAAAGATTTGCTGCGCGATGAGCTTGGTTTCGACGGTGTTCTAATCTCAGATTATGGCGCGGTGGATGAAATTGTCGTTCATGGTCATGCGGAGGATGTGAAGGAAGCCGCTAAGTTGGCAGTTGATGCCACAATGGATATCGAGATGGCAACGCGATCGTTTGAGCATTTACCTCAGCTTGTGCAAGAAGGCAAACTTTCGGAAAAGCAGATTGAAGATGCGGCGCGCCGTATACTTACACTCAAATATAAATTAGGTTTGATGGATGATCCGTTCCGATATATCCGCCCCGAGAAGGAAGCGGAGTACCATTTTCACGAGGATCATTTGAAGGCGAGTCTGGAGCTTGCGCGTAAGTCAATTGTTCTATTGAAAAACGACGGTGTGCTTCCATTGAAGAATAAGGAGAGTAAAATCGCACTGATCGGACCATTCGCAGATAGCCGTGATTTGCTCGGTCCGTGGCAGTTCTCAAGATTTGGACATGAAACCGTGACTGTATATGAAGGATTGCAGAGCAAGGGGATCGCTGAAGAACAACTGCTGTATGCCAAAGGAAGCGGTGTCATTGAGCCGATTGAAGGTGGAATTGAAGAAGCGCTGTTGATGGCAGAGCAGGCAGATGTCGTTATTCTTGCGCTTGGTGAGAACAGCGATATGTCGGGTGAAGCTGCCTCGCGTATGAGCATAGAACTGCCTGATGCACAGAAGAAACTTGCAGAAGCATTGCAAGCGATTGGCAAGCCGATTGTACTTGTTCTGACCAATGGCCGTCCGCTTGCGCTTGATTGGTTTGATCAGAAGATGAACGCGATAGTGGAAACGTGGTTCCTTGGTTCGCAAGCAGGACATGCGATTGCTGATATGTTAATGGGTGATTTCAATCCTTCTGGCAAGCTTACGATGAGTTTCCCAATACATACTGGACAAATTCCGGTGTATTATAACCATTTCCGTACAGGAAGACCGCTGACGAAAGAGAATCAGCATCAGAAGTATATCTCTAAATACTTGGACGGTTCTAATGATCCGTTGTATCCATTCGGTTTTGGTCTAAGCTATACCCAGTTTGAATATAGCGATATGGAACTGGACCGCAGCCAGATTTCAGCAGGAGAAAGTATTCGCTTATCTGTAAAAGTTAGCAATCTCGGAGTATATGACGGCGAAGAAATCGTACAGCTATATATTCAAGATTGTTGCGGTAGTATTGTCCGTCCTGTTAAAGAATTAAAGGGATTCCACAAGGTGTCTATAGCAAAGGGAGAAACTGAAATCGTCGAGTTTTCGATCAATGAGTCGGATTTGACTTTCTGGACACCAAGTGCCGGCTATACGGTAGAACCAGGGAAGTTTATTGCATTCGTCGGTACTAGCAGCGCCAAATGGTTAGCAACCGAATTCACATTTGTTTAA
- a CDS encoding carbohydrate ABC transporter permease gives MTNQHRGWQIASHLVLALFSLACILPFVLLLTSSITDDKAIVRDGYSFFPSEISFSAYTYLWENSEMIVQAYGVTILITVVGTIASLIMTSMLAYPLSRIDLPGGKVLAFIVFFTLLFNGGLVPTYMIYTKMFELQNTIWAQMIPWLLMNGFNVLLMRAFFINTVPTAVIESANIDGAGEFKVYSRIVLPLSLPIMATIGLFQALAFWNDWNNGLIFINDPNLLNLQNVLNRIMSNIEFLSMNSSMGSTEALANLPRDTFRMAVAVVGIVPILIAYPFFQKYFVKGLTIGAVKG, from the coding sequence GCTAGCATTATTCTCGCTTGCCTGCATCCTTCCGTTTGTCCTACTGCTTACATCCTCTATTACGGATGATAAAGCAATTGTGAGAGATGGTTATTCATTCTTTCCGTCAGAAATTAGCTTTAGCGCATACACATATTTGTGGGAAAACTCGGAAATGATTGTGCAAGCCTACGGCGTTACCATATTAATTACCGTAGTCGGGACGATTGCGAGCCTTATTATGACATCAATGCTGGCTTATCCTTTATCTCGTATCGATTTGCCAGGTGGCAAGGTGCTGGCGTTCATTGTTTTTTTCACACTGCTGTTTAATGGCGGTCTGGTGCCAACTTACATGATTTATACAAAAATGTTTGAATTACAAAATACAATTTGGGCGCAAATGATACCGTGGCTGCTTATGAATGGATTTAATGTGTTGTTAATGAGAGCATTTTTCATTAATACAGTTCCGACAGCGGTGATCGAATCTGCAAACATTGATGGAGCAGGTGAATTTAAAGTTTATTCTCGCATCGTTCTGCCACTTTCTTTGCCGATTATGGCGACGATCGGTTTGTTCCAAGCACTAGCATTCTGGAATGATTGGAACAACGGGCTTATCTTTATCAACGATCCCAATTTGCTTAACCTGCAAAACGTATTGAATCGTATTATGAGCAACATCGAGTTCTTATCTATGAATAGCAGCATGGGTTCCACTGAAGCACTGGCAAACCTTCCAAGAGATACTTTCCGTATGGCGGTTGCTGTTGTGGGTATCGTACCGATCTTGATTGCATACCCATTTTTCCAAAAATATTTCGTTAAAGGCTTGACGATCGGTGCTGTGAAAGGCTAA